Proteins encoded within one genomic window of Flavobacterium oreochromis:
- a CDS encoding T9SS sorting signal type C domain-containing protein: protein MWIDLVDNTSSSDRFLIGYTEDATAEKDFLFDAKTDYEAPLKAFSLLDNDAYVIQGKGPFDINDKFNIGYQVPANGNYKFAISEVDGIFKTNNQKIYIEDLLTNTTHDLTTSPYSFTSEKGLFKTRFIIKYTNETLSNNDSEYKNSVFIYGTNELHIKSELFNLKNIEIYDVLGKTLIEAKDINQMESLINLKNTQSMILVKIMLENGAIITKKVIY, encoded by the coding sequence ATTTGGATTGATCTAGTTGATAACACTTCAAGTAGTGACCGTTTTTTAATTGGTTACACAGAAGATGCAACAGCAGAAAAAGATTTCTTATTTGATGCTAAAACTGATTATGAAGCACCTTTAAAAGCCTTTTCATTACTAGATAATGACGCATACGTTATACAAGGTAAAGGCCCTTTTGACATAAATGATAAATTCAACATAGGATATCAAGTACCAGCAAATGGTAATTATAAATTTGCTATATCAGAAGTAGACGGTATATTCAAAACTAATAATCAGAAAATATATATAGAAGATTTATTAACAAATACAACACATGATTTAACAACTAGCCCCTACTCTTTTACAAGTGAAAAAGGACTATTTAAAACACGTTTTATAATTAAATATACGAACGAAACATTATCTAATAACGATTCAGAGTATAAGAATAGTGTTTTTATTTATGGAACTAATGAATTACATATCAAATCAGAATTATTCAATTTAAAAAACATTGAAATTTATGATGTTTTAGGAAAAACTTTGATTGAAGCAAAAGACATTAATCAAATGGAATCTTTAATTAATCTTAAAAACACTCAAAGTATGATATTAGTAAAAATAATGCTCGAAAACGGAGCTATAATAACTAAAAAAGTAATATACTAA
- a CDS encoding DUF5522 domain-containing protein, whose amino-acid sequence MNNDLNPNNLKEGEDFYYTPEGYKCFTEKYHLKRGYCCKSGCRHCPYGFDKKTGIIKKTNPFWHI is encoded by the coding sequence ATGAACAATGATTTAAATCCAAATAATTTAAAAGAAGGTGAAGATTTTTATTATACTCCTGAAGGATATAAATGCTTCACAGAAAAATACCATTTAAAACGGGGTTATTGTTGCAAAAGTGGATGCCGTCATTGTCCTTATGGATTTGATAAAAAAACCGGAATAATAAAAAAAACCAACCCTTTTTGGCATATCTAA